A single region of the Candidatus Wallbacteria bacterium genome encodes:
- the purD gene encoding phosphoribosylamine--glycine ligase, producing MRILVLGRGGREHAIVWKVSRSPLVKKIYCATGNSGIAELAELVDIKAEDINGLLKFAEQKKIDLTLVGPEVSLTEGIVDLFHEHGLKILGPTKNVARLEGSKAFAKRLMMKYDIPTARFGAFSDEQEAFKYIEKVGAPLVVRADGLSAGKGIIIAKDEITAKLAVNVMIKDRIFGDAGRTVVLEEYLMGQEISCFLFIHKNKVLSFTTCEDYKRAYDGNRGPNTGGMGAFSPSNKVDAALEKKIEKEIFKPVITAMKKEGMEYSGVMFVSLILSEDGTPKVTEFNLRFNDPLTQVVLPRLNADLVEVVLGILNDDTKKLKIEWDKRSCLNVVGVSEGYPLKYSTGHVITGLDKVSCSPDLHLFHAGTKNHNGNLVTGGGRVFDITSIGKSIEEARKKVYEEIKKVCYSGIHYRKDIGI from the coding sequence ATGAGAATACTTGTATTGGGTAGGGGAGGCAGGGAACATGCCATTGTCTGGAAAGTCTCCCGGAGTCCTCTGGTGAAGAAAATTTACTGTGCAACGGGCAATTCGGGGATTGCTGAACTGGCAGAACTGGTGGATATCAAGGCCGAAGACATCAACGGCCTGCTCAAGTTTGCCGAACAGAAAAAAATCGACTTGACTCTTGTCGGTCCCGAGGTTTCCCTAACCGAAGGGATTGTAGACCTCTTCCACGAACATGGGCTCAAGATTCTCGGCCCCACTAAAAATGTCGCCAGACTTGAAGGATCAAAAGCCTTTGCCAAGAGGCTGATGATGAAATATGACATCCCCACCGCCAGATTCGGAGCTTTTTCTGATGAACAGGAAGCTTTCAAATACATAGAGAAAGTGGGAGCTCCACTTGTTGTTAGAGCAGACGGTCTTTCGGCAGGAAAGGGCATCATCATCGCCAAGGACGAGATCACTGCCAAACTTGCCGTCAATGTGATGATCAAGGACAGAATCTTCGGCGATGCCGGCCGGACGGTAGTGTTAGAAGAATATCTGATGGGCCAGGAAATCTCCTGTTTTCTGTTCATCCACAAGAACAAGGTGCTCAGCTTTACCACCTGCGAGGATTACAAGCGAGCTTACGACGGCAATCGGGGACCGAATACAGGAGGCATGGGAGCGTTTTCCCCATCCAACAAAGTTGATGCTGCCCTGGAAAAGAAGATCGAGAAAGAGATCTTCAAACCTGTGATTACAGCAATGAAGAAAGAAGGCATGGAATACAGCGGAGTGATGTTTGTGAGCCTGATCCTGTCGGAAGACGGTACCCCAAAGGTTACCGAATTCAATCTGCGTTTCAACGACCCTCTGACCCAGGTTGTGCTGCCACGCCTTAACGCGGACCTGGTGGAAGTGGTGCTCGGCATTCTCAATGACGATACAAAAAAACTCAAGATTGAATGGGATAAGCGGTCCTGCCTGAACGTGGTCGGTGTTTCTGAAGGATACCCTCTTAAATACAGTACAGGTCATGTGATTACCGGACTTGACAAGGTGTCCTGCTCTCCCGATCTGCACCTCTTCCATGCCGGCACTAAGAATCATAACGGGAATCTGGTCACAGGTGGCGGACGCGTGTTCGATATCACCTCGATCGGGAAGAGCATTGAGGAGGCCAGAAAAAAAGTTTACGAGGAAATCAAGAAGGTCTGCTATTCCGGTATTCATTACCGCAAAGACATCGGGATATAG
- a CDS encoding AAA family ATPase — protein sequence MSSKGEVHMKFCESLDRFVEIRRFTDEEVQKIFQNIKITDKKSYKRLIISTAVVNYLDEIAPLIFGNNNYSLFGEITEQELYNLCIQVNPELDIKKVTITIKKDNEDQNIPLLDNLPEGGIDVSERFINMEKYLKKRIIGQDEAVGLVSQAIRKAHVGLRNPDKPIGSFMFAGQTGVGKTELAKVLAEFLFGDEKELVRVDCSEYSQSHEYAKLIGAPPGYIGHKEGGFLTEAIKNKPKAVVLFDEIEKAHPKVHNILLQIMDDGILTDSQGELISFKDCVSILTTNVGVEEFRELDKVIGFGSDAMKKDHQVRVKETVRALEKIFPPEFLNRVDEIVTFKALDKSNMIDILEIQLREVLIRLNKLGIEIDMGTEVREFIVELGSNVKYGARPLKRAVKNLVENPLAEGILEGRFKKSDKMRAFVDAESREQKIIKYEVVAGGTPSLEKDGVEPEKEKEKKKSSRKKEKA from the coding sequence ATGAGCAGCAAAGGCGAAGTCCATATGAAGTTCTGCGAATCCCTGGACCGTTTCGTCGAAATCAGACGATTCACCGACGAGGAAGTCCAGAAGATTTTCCAGAATATAAAGATCACAGACAAGAAATCATACAAGAGGCTGATCATCAGCACTGCGGTCGTTAATTATCTCGACGAGATCGCACCGCTGATCTTCGGAAATAACAATTACTCTCTCTTTGGTGAAATCACTGAGCAGGAGCTTTACAACCTATGCATCCAGGTCAATCCGGAGCTGGACATCAAGAAGGTCACCATCACCATCAAGAAGGACAACGAGGATCAGAACATCCCGTTGCTTGACAACCTTCCGGAGGGCGGCATCGATGTCTCTGAACGTTTCATCAACATGGAGAAATATCTCAAGAAACGGATCATCGGCCAGGATGAAGCCGTAGGGCTGGTATCTCAGGCCATCCGCAAGGCGCACGTAGGGTTGCGCAACCCGGATAAACCGATTGGAAGCTTCATGTTCGCAGGGCAGACAGGCGTGGGAAAGACTGAGCTCGCCAAAGTGCTGGCGGAATTTCTCTTCGGCGACGAGAAGGAACTGGTCCGGGTCGACTGCTCCGAATATTCCCAGAGCCATGAATATGCCAAACTGATCGGTGCTCCTCCGGGATACATCGGACATAAGGAAGGCGGCTTTCTCACCGAGGCCATCAAGAACAAGCCCAAAGCTGTGGTGCTGTTCGATGAAATCGAGAAGGCTCATCCGAAGGTCCACAATATTCTGCTCCAGATCATGGACGATGGAATCCTGACCGACAGCCAGGGAGAACTTATTTCGTTCAAGGATTGTGTGAGTATCCTCACCACCAATGTGGGAGTGGAAGAATTCAGGGAACTGGACAAGGTGATCGGATTCGGTTCGGATGCCATGAAAAAGGATCATCAGGTCAGAGTCAAGGAAACAGTAAGGGCATTGGAAAAGATTTTTCCACCTGAATTTCTGAACCGCGTAGATGAGATTGTCACTTTCAAGGCTCTGGACAAGAGCAATATGATTGACATCCTGGAGATACAATTGCGCGAGGTCCTCATCAGGCTGAATAAACTGGGCATCGAAATCGACATGGGCACTGAAGTCAGGGAATTCATAGTGGAGTTGGGAAGCAATGTCAAGTACGGAGCCAGACCCTTGAAGAGAGCCGTGAAAAACCTGGTGGAAAATCCTCTGGCAGAAGGCATTCTGGAAGGCAGATTCAAAAAAAGCGACAAGATGAGGGCTTTCGTGGATGCTGAAAGCAGGGAACAGAAAATCATCAAATACGAAGTGGTTGCCGGCGGGACCCCGAGCCTCGAAAAAGACGGCGTGGAACCGGAAAAAGAAAAAGAGAAGAAAAAAAGCTCCAGGAAGAAGGAAAAGGCCTGA